Proteins encoded within one genomic window of Prauserella marina:
- the thrS gene encoding threonine--tRNA ligase yields the protein MSQSSFAQPVPAPRVVVTAGTTAGSAVREAGLPSKGPEAVVVVRDQDGALRDLAWAPEVDTEVEAVAADTADGRDVIRHSAAHVLAQAVQQQFPDAKLGIGPPVKDGFYYDFAVDTPFTPDDLRALEKRMKQIIKGSQQFSRRVLDSVEAAKEELAAEPFKLELVDLKSDSSGSQGDALDTVDTSEVMEVGAGELTIYDNLDPRTKERVWSDLCRGPHVPTTKYIPAFALTRVAAAYWRGDDKNPQLQRIYGTAWESAEAQDSYLEMLAEAERRDHRKLGADLDLFSFPEELGSGLPVFHPKGGVIRKELEDYSRRRHEEAGYEFVNTPHITKGQLFETSGHLDWYREGMYPAMHLDAEHDEDGTLRKPGQDYFLKPMNCPMHNLIFRTRGRSYRELPLRLFEFGTVYRYEKSGVVHGLTRARGFTQDDAHIYCTVEQMQDEIRSLLQFVLDLLRDYGLDDFYLELSTRDPDKSIGSDEDWERATNALREAAEASGLHLVLDPGGAAFYAPKISVQAKDAIGRSWQMSTIQVDMMLPDRFGLEYQANDGSRQRPVMIHRALFGSIERFFGVLTEHYAGAFPAWLSPTQVVGIPIAGEHVAHVRGVEKALRAKGIRAETDAGDDRMQKKIRTHTTQKVPFLLLAGGKDVEAGAVSFRFRDGSQINSVPVPVAVEAIADWVGRRENSSPTAEALEAFVGGH from the coding sequence GTGTCCCAGTCGTCGTTCGCCCAGCCCGTACCCGCCCCGCGCGTGGTGGTAACGGCGGGCACTACGGCGGGCAGCGCGGTACGCGAAGCCGGCCTGCCCAGCAAGGGCCCTGAGGCCGTCGTCGTCGTGCGCGACCAGGACGGCGCGCTGCGCGATCTCGCGTGGGCGCCAGAGGTCGACACTGAGGTCGAGGCCGTCGCGGCCGACACCGCTGACGGTCGCGACGTCATCAGGCACTCCGCGGCGCACGTCCTGGCTCAGGCCGTCCAGCAGCAGTTCCCTGACGCGAAGCTCGGTATCGGTCCTCCCGTCAAGGACGGCTTCTACTACGACTTCGCCGTCGACACCCCGTTCACGCCGGACGACCTGCGGGCGCTGGAAAAGCGCATGAAGCAGATCATCAAGGGGTCGCAGCAGTTCTCGCGGAGGGTGCTCGACTCGGTTGAGGCGGCCAAGGAGGAGCTGGCGGCCGAGCCGTTCAAGCTCGAACTCGTCGACCTCAAATCCGACAGCTCCGGCAGTCAGGGCGATGCGCTGGACACTGTGGACACTTCCGAGGTGATGGAGGTCGGCGCCGGCGAGCTGACGATCTACGACAACCTCGATCCGCGCACCAAGGAACGCGTGTGGAGCGACCTGTGCAGGGGCCCGCACGTGCCCACCACCAAGTACATCCCCGCGTTCGCGCTCACCAGGGTCGCCGCGGCCTACTGGCGTGGTGACGACAAGAACCCGCAGTTGCAGCGGATCTACGGCACCGCGTGGGAGTCGGCCGAGGCGCAGGACTCCTACCTGGAGATGCTGGCCGAGGCGGAGCGCCGCGATCACCGCAAGCTCGGAGCGGACCTGGACCTGTTCTCCTTCCCGGAAGAACTGGGCTCGGGGCTGCCGGTGTTCCACCCCAAGGGCGGCGTCATCCGCAAGGAACTCGAAGACTACTCCCGCAGGCGGCACGAGGAGGCGGGCTACGAGTTCGTCAACACCCCGCACATCACCAAGGGGCAGCTCTTCGAGACCTCGGGGCACCTCGACTGGTACCGCGAGGGCATGTACCCGGCCATGCACCTCGACGCCGAGCACGACGAGGACGGCACGCTGCGCAAACCCGGCCAGGACTACTTCCTCAAGCCGATGAACTGCCCCATGCACAACCTGATCTTCCGGACGAGGGGACGGTCCTACCGGGAGCTTCCGCTGCGCCTTTTCGAGTTCGGAACCGTGTACCGGTACGAGAAGTCCGGTGTCGTGCACGGTCTCACGAGGGCGCGCGGGTTCACTCAGGACGACGCGCACATCTATTGCACGGTCGAGCAGATGCAGGACGAGATCCGCTCGCTGTTGCAGTTCGTGCTGGATCTGTTGCGCGACTACGGTCTCGACGACTTCTACCTCGAACTGTCCACTCGCGACCCCGACAAGAGCATCGGCAGCGACGAGGACTGGGAACGCGCGACCAACGCGTTGCGGGAGGCCGCCGAGGCCAGTGGTCTGCACCTCGTGCTCGATCCTGGCGGCGCGGCGTTCTACGCGCCGAAGATCAGCGTGCAGGCCAAGGACGCGATCGGGCGGAGCTGGCAGATGTCGACCATCCAGGTCGACATGATGCTGCCTGATCGCTTCGGCCTCGAATACCAGGCGAACGACGGTTCGCGGCAGCGACCGGTGATGATCCACCGTGCCCTCTTCGGCTCGATCGAGCGCTTCTTCGGGGTGCTCACCGAGCACTATGCCGGGGCGTTCCCCGCGTGGCTTTCGCCGACCCAGGTCGTCGGAATTCCCATCGCCGGTGAACACGTCGCTCACGTGCGCGGGGTGGAGAAGGCGTTGCGGGCGAAGGGAATCAGGGCGGAGACCGACGCGGGCGACGACCGGATGCAGAAGAAGATCCGCACGCACACCACGCAGAAGGTGCCGTTCCTGTTGCTGGCCGGCGGCAAGGACGTCGAAGCGGGCGCGGTGTCGTTCCGGTTCAGGGACGGCAGCCAGATCAACAGCGTGCCGGTTCCGGTCGCCGTCGAGGCCATCGCGGACTGGGTGGGGCGCAGGGAGAACTCGTCGCCGACGGCGGAAGCTCTGGAGGCATTCGTTGGCGGGCACTGA
- a CDS encoding malonic semialdehyde reductase, translating to MTSTTTAADATLTIPADVQDLLFREARTANSFSDEPVTEQQVKAIYDLVKWAPTSMNIQPLRALVVRSAEGKRRLLPHIAEGNRVKTENAPLNVVLAADTDFHENLPKVFPHKPDAKNLFSDGEQRARTAKLNALLQVGYFILGVRAAGLAAGPMTGFDAAGIDGEFFSGNAWQSLVVINVGKPGDDPWFDRLPRLDYDEVVTAA from the coding sequence ATGACCTCGACCACGACCGCCGCCGACGCCACGTTGACGATTCCCGCTGACGTGCAGGATCTCTTGTTCCGCGAGGCCCGCACCGCGAACTCGTTCAGCGACGAACCGGTGACCGAGCAGCAGGTCAAGGCGATCTACGACCTGGTGAAGTGGGCGCCGACGTCGATGAACATCCAGCCGCTGCGTGCCCTCGTCGTGCGCTCGGCTGAGGGCAAGCGCAGGCTGCTGCCGCACATCGCCGAGGGCAACAGGGTCAAGACGGAGAATGCTCCGCTGAACGTGGTGCTCGCGGCCGACACCGACTTCCACGAGAACCTCCCGAAGGTCTTCCCCCACAAGCCGGACGCGAAGAACCTGTTCAGCGACGGCGAGCAGCGCGCGAGGACCGCGAAGCTCAACGCGCTGCTCCAGGTCGGCTACTTCATCCTCGGGGTGAGGGCGGCCGGTCTCGCCGCGGGCCCGATGACCGGTTTCGACGCGGCGGGAATCGACGGAGAGTTCTTTTCCGGCAACGCATGGCAGTCGCTCGTCGTGATCAACGTCGGCAAGCCGGGGGACGACCCGTGGTTCGACCGGTTGCCCCGGTTGGATTACGACGAGGTCGTCACCGCCGCCTGA
- a CDS encoding sugar transferase — translation MDESVWPPTPPERGQPRIGSRSSPARSLGVVDGRVLRAMAVSPTMVWERRYRDLVIVCDIVTTLFVVAVATALIGGLHRLDEAHALGTIAAVLCSLPVSRAWSQNCLGEGTEEFRRVGQGLLVAGVLVALGGLLAGALEVKPWVFYVVPGVAAAIFPERYLLRRFLHRKRRMGECLLPVIVAGHPDTVLDLIERTKAASHVGWRVEAVCTPPGAGATDVLGVPVMGGLDDLAEHVRRGGYRVVVVTADQYWTPRRLQQLAWDLEGTSADLVVAPTLMEIAGPRLNVSGVFGMPLLRVTAPAFRGFRRVIKEFVDKLGAALLLLAAAPVMAAIAIAVKLGDWGPVIYRQRRVGRDGQTFTMFKFRTMVTGAHGKRGRLTSDHDSAGPLFKMRHDPRVTRVGALLRRYSVDELPQLVNVLRGHMSLVGPRPPLPEETEQYAPEVHRKLLVKPGLTGLWQVSGRSELSWEESVRLDLRYVEDWSLALDMAILWKTLRAVIVGRGAY, via the coding sequence ATGGATGAGTCGGTGTGGCCGCCAACGCCGCCGGAACGCGGCCAGCCACGCATCGGCTCCCGATCATCTCCGGCCCGCTCGCTGGGTGTCGTCGATGGGCGAGTGCTGAGGGCCATGGCCGTGAGCCCCACGATGGTGTGGGAACGGCGATATCGGGATCTCGTCATCGTCTGCGACATCGTGACCACGTTGTTCGTCGTCGCCGTCGCGACCGCGCTGATCGGCGGGTTGCACCGCCTCGACGAGGCACACGCGCTGGGCACCATCGCCGCCGTGTTGTGCTCGCTCCCGGTGAGCAGGGCGTGGAGCCAGAACTGTCTCGGCGAGGGCACGGAGGAATTCCGCAGGGTCGGCCAGGGGCTGCTCGTCGCGGGAGTGCTCGTCGCGCTCGGCGGATTGCTCGCCGGCGCGCTCGAAGTGAAGCCATGGGTTTTCTATGTGGTGCCGGGTGTCGCGGCCGCGATCTTCCCCGAGCGCTACCTGCTGCGCAGATTCCTGCACAGAAAGCGACGCATGGGGGAGTGCCTGCTGCCGGTCATCGTGGCCGGTCACCCGGACACCGTCCTCGATCTGATCGAGCGCACCAAGGCCGCCTCGCACGTCGGCTGGCGGGTGGAGGCGGTGTGCACGCCGCCGGGAGCAGGGGCAACCGACGTTCTTGGCGTTCCCGTGATGGGAGGGCTCGACGATCTCGCCGAGCATGTCCGCCGAGGCGGATATCGCGTCGTCGTCGTCACGGCGGATCAGTACTGGACGCCAAGGCGGTTGCAGCAACTCGCCTGGGATCTGGAGGGCACCTCGGCCGATCTCGTCGTCGCGCCGACGCTGATGGAGATCGCGGGTCCCCGGCTCAACGTTTCCGGCGTCTTCGGAATGCCGCTGCTGCGTGTCACGGCGCCGGCCTTCCGCGGTTTTCGCAGGGTCATCAAGGAATTCGTCGACAAGCTCGGCGCCGCACTGTTGTTGCTGGCGGCGGCACCGGTGATGGCGGCCATCGCGATCGCGGTGAAACTCGGCGACTGGGGACCGGTGATCTACCGGCAGCGCCGCGTCGGCCGCGACGGTCAGACGTTCACGATGTTCAAGTTCCGCACGATGGTCACCGGTGCCCACGGCAAGCGCGGCAGGCTCACCTCCGATCACGACAGCGCGGGACCGTTGTTCAAGATGCGGCACGATCCGAGGGTCACCAGAGTGGGTGCCCTGCTGCGCAGGTACTCGGTCGACGAACTGCCTCAGCTCGTCAACGTGCTGCGCGGGCACATGTCGTTGGTGGGGCCCCGGCCGCCGCTTCCGGAGGAGACCGAACAGTACGCGCCCGAGGTGCATCGCAAGCTGTTGGTGAAGCCGGGGCTGACCGGGCTGTGGCAGGTCAGCGGCCGCAGCGAACTGTCGTGGGAGGAGAGCGTCCGGCTCGACCTGAGATACGTCGAGGACTGGTCGCTGGCGCTGGACATGGCGATTCTGTGGAAGACGCTGCGGGCCGTCATCGTCGGCAGAGGCGCTTACTAG
- a CDS encoding SsgA family sporulation/cell division regulator — MRNDHVTLRSTAVFDLLAPRTPPVPVKVELRYDTRDPYAVVAAFRTGRAGWVEWVYARDLLADGLLADAGDGDVRIRPSVEDPESVLIELNSPSGHAMFEASAQELADFLDRTYDVVLPGNEHLWVDVDDALTHLIPNDMS; from the coding sequence ATGCGAAACGATCACGTGACGCTGCGGTCCACAGCAGTGTTCGATCTGCTGGCACCGCGGACACCTCCCGTTCCGGTGAAGGTGGAGCTGCGCTACGACACCCGCGACCCGTACGCGGTGGTCGCGGCCTTCCGCACCGGCCGCGCCGGCTGGGTGGAATGGGTGTACGCACGGGACCTGCTCGCCGACGGCCTGCTGGCCGATGCCGGCGACGGCGACGTGCGTATCCGTCCTTCCGTCGAGGACCCCGAGTCGGTGCTCATCGAACTGAACTCCCCTTCGGGGCACGCGATGTTCGAGGCTTCCGCTCAGGAGCTGGCCGACTTCCTGGACCGCACCTATGACGTCGTCCTGCCCGGCAACGAGCACCTGTGGGTCGACGTCGACGACGCGCTCACCCACTTGATCCCGAACGATATGAGCTGA
- a CDS encoding bile acid:sodium symporter family protein codes for MEVNVQDSALLEVGLPIALAIVMLGLGLTLTVEDFRRIGRAPRAVFVALAIQVTLLPAVAFALVVVFDLAPLLAVGVMLLASSPGGSTANLFSHLFGGDVALNLTLTAVNSVIAVVSVPVITNLAVDYFDVTGELGLQLDKIAQVVAVVLLPVVIGMLVKRRAPGLADRANRPVRIFSIMVLVGVAAGALVAERANLAEYLRSVGVVTALFCVMSLAAGYAGARLARLDERQAIASAMEIGIHNTTMALTIALSVMQSSEIAIPAAVYSIVMYPLAAVFGFMVVRGSMRRRTDGAR; via the coding sequence TTGGAGGTCAACGTGCAGGACTCGGCGCTTCTCGAAGTCGGACTACCGATAGCCCTGGCGATCGTCATGCTGGGTCTTGGACTCACGCTGACGGTCGAGGACTTCCGTCGTATTGGCCGAGCTCCCCGCGCTGTCTTCGTTGCGCTCGCCATCCAGGTCACGTTGTTGCCCGCGGTGGCCTTCGCGCTCGTCGTGGTGTTTGATTTGGCGCCGCTCCTCGCCGTGGGCGTCATGCTGCTTGCGTCATCGCCAGGAGGGTCGACGGCAAATCTCTTCAGCCACCTCTTCGGGGGCGACGTCGCACTCAATCTCACCCTCACCGCTGTGAACTCGGTCATCGCCGTCGTGAGCGTTCCTGTCATCACCAACCTCGCGGTCGATTACTTCGATGTCACGGGCGAACTCGGGCTTCAGCTCGACAAGATTGCTCAAGTGGTGGCGGTTGTGCTGCTGCCGGTCGTCATCGGCATGCTCGTGAAGCGCCGGGCGCCCGGTCTTGCCGATCGGGCCAACCGTCCGGTTCGGATATTCTCGATCATGGTCTTGGTGGGAGTCGCCGCTGGCGCTCTTGTAGCCGAGCGCGCCAACCTTGCCGAGTACCTCCGGAGTGTCGGCGTGGTGACCGCGTTGTTCTGCGTCATGAGTTTGGCTGCCGGGTACGCCGGCGCGCGACTTGCGCGCCTGGACGAACGTCAAGCCATCGCGAGCGCCATGGAGATCGGAATTCACAACACCACCATGGCGCTTACGATTGCGCTCAGCGTGATGCAGAGTAGTGAAATTGCTATTCCAGCGGCGGTTTACAGCATTGTCATGTACCCCTTGGCGGCCGTTTTCGGCTTCATGGTCGTTCGAGGGTCCATGCGGCGCCGGACGGACGGCGCCAGATGA
- the pip gene encoding prolyl aminopeptidase, whose product MGSGSGGGGYPPVEPYESGLLEVGDGHSVYWEVSGDPGGKPAVALHGGPGSGSSARMRSLFDPDRYRVVLFDQRNSGRSIPSAADPVVDLSANTTQHLIDDMESLRVHLGIERWLVWGASWGVTLALAYAQTHPERVSELVLAAVTSGERHDWITRDMGRVFPREWERFRDGVPSGERDGDLSAAYSRLLHDPDPKVRAVAARGWCEWEDTHMSLAPDAAPYLSVADPAFQLAFARIVTHYWSNGSFLDEGQLLRDIERLHGIPAVLIHGRYDVSGPLDTAWVLHRAWPGSELVVLDDTGHRGGSMAAAITAATDRFAGNQRK is encoded by the coding sequence ATGGGAAGTGGATCCGGTGGCGGGGGTTATCCGCCGGTCGAGCCGTACGAATCGGGATTACTGGAGGTCGGTGACGGCCATTCGGTGTATTGGGAGGTGTCGGGAGATCCCGGCGGCAAGCCGGCTGTCGCTCTGCATGGTGGCCCCGGTTCGGGAAGTTCCGCGAGGATGCGGAGTTTGTTTGATCCGGACCGTTATCGCGTGGTCCTGTTCGACCAGCGCAATTCCGGGCGCAGTATCCCGTCGGCGGCCGATCCGGTGGTCGACCTGTCGGCCAACACGACCCAGCACCTCATCGACGACATGGAATCCTTGCGGGTTCACCTGGGGATCGAGCGGTGGCTGGTGTGGGGTGCCTCGTGGGGAGTGACACTCGCGCTGGCCTACGCGCAGACGCACCCGGAGCGGGTGAGCGAGTTGGTGCTCGCGGCTGTAACCAGCGGCGAGCGGCACGACTGGATCACCAGGGACATGGGCCGCGTTTTCCCGCGTGAGTGGGAACGCTTCCGCGACGGCGTGCCCTCCGGCGAGCGTGACGGTGACCTGTCGGCCGCCTACAGTCGGCTCCTCCACGATCCTGACCCCAAAGTCAGGGCCGTGGCCGCACGCGGCTGGTGCGAGTGGGAGGACACCCACATGTCGCTGGCCCCTGACGCCGCACCGTATCTGTCGGTCGCCGATCCGGCGTTTCAGCTGGCGTTCGCTCGTATCGTGACCCACTACTGGTCCAACGGCAGTTTCCTGGATGAGGGGCAGCTCCTGCGTGACATCGAGCGGCTTCACGGCATTCCCGCGGTGTTGATTCACGGGCGCTACGACGTCAGCGGCCCGCTCGACACCGCTTGGGTGCTGCATCGCGCCTGGCCTGGAAGCGAGCTGGTGGTTCTCGACGACACCGGGCACCGTGGCGGAAGCATGGCTGCGGCGATCACCGCCGCCACCGACCGCTTCGCCGGAAATCAGCGCAAGTAG
- a CDS encoding MerR family transcriptional regulator produces the protein MHFSFTSPYQVKIGDAAAFAGTTPRAIRHYHEIGLLPEPERGADGRRRYGYDDMIRLLWIRRMAEAGISLDDMRAAFDETRNIEESLGRLEETLAAKEAGIKRQRAVVQRLRAVGSPLGLLSKLVTDRLSHLPPGALRRSDLDTLLVTERLFGPLGAAVQASVFIVLATHPDLRAEDDRLDAAEAALDDGVDPHNPRVEELAAQRHAHNKAMEKASEADGLDIDEEKLFETYDADLKGEEPARMSLSEAVTKMPYGFSPARIRCMELAAELLAQDHAADN, from the coding sequence ATGCACTTCTCCTTCACGTCTCCCTACCAGGTCAAGATCGGTGATGCGGCCGCGTTCGCCGGGACGACACCGCGCGCGATTCGCCACTACCACGAGATCGGTTTGCTGCCGGAGCCCGAGCGGGGCGCGGACGGCCGTCGCCGTTACGGCTACGACGACATGATCCGCTTGCTGTGGATCCGCAGGATGGCAGAGGCCGGCATCAGCCTGGACGACATGCGGGCCGCCTTCGACGAAACCCGGAACATCGAGGAGAGCCTGGGCCGGCTGGAGGAAACCCTGGCTGCCAAGGAGGCCGGCATCAAACGCCAGCGCGCCGTCGTCCAGCGTCTGCGGGCAGTGGGCAGCCCGCTAGGGCTGCTCTCCAAACTGGTGACGGACCGGCTCAGCCACCTGCCCCCAGGCGCGCTGCGCCGCTCCGACCTTGACACCTTGCTGGTCACGGAACGACTTTTCGGCCCGCTGGGCGCCGCTGTTCAGGCAAGCGTGTTCATCGTGCTAGCCACCCACCCCGACCTGCGAGCCGAGGACGACCGGCTCGACGCAGCCGAGGCCGCCCTCGACGACGGCGTCGATCCCCATAACCCCCGCGTCGAAGAACTCGCCGCACAGCGGCACGCCCACAACAAAGCTATGGAGAAGGCCAGCGAAGCAGACGGGCTGGACATCGACGAGGAGAAGCTCTTCGAGACCTACGACGCCGATCTGAAGGGCGAGGAGCCTGCGCGCATGAGCCTCTCCGAAGCGGTCACGAAGATGCCCTACGGCTTCTCTCCCGCCCGAATCCGCTGCATGGAACTCGCGGCGGAACTCCTGGCCCAGGACCACGCCGCGGACAACTGA